CTCTCCTCGACGTACCGCTCCGGGTCCGCCTCGCGCAGCGCGTCGGCCTCGGCGACGGCGTAGCCCGACGGGACGTACCCCTCCAGTTCGTCGTGGGCGCTCGTCTGGTCGGTCACCACGTCGGGGACGAAGCCGCGCTCCAGCATCCCCTCCAACATATCGGCTGCGTTCGCCACGACCCCGACGGAGTACGGCTCGCCCGCCGCGGCGGCCTCGCGGGCCGCCTCGATCGCCTCGTCTACGTCGTCGGTCTTCGCCTCGCAGTAGCCCGTCTCGATCCGGCGGTCGATCCGCGCCTCGTCCACCTCGGCCGCGATGCAGACCCCGCCGTTCATCGTCACGGCGAGCGGCTGCGCGCCGCCCATCCCGCCGAGGCCGCCGGTGGCGACGATCCGCCCCCGAAGGCTCTCGCCCTCGGGCCAGTGCTGGCGGGCGCACTCGGCGAGCGTCTCGTAGGTACCCTGGATAATGCCCTGCGTGCCGATGTAGGCCCACGAGCCGGCGGTCATCTGTCCGTACATGATCAGGCCCTTCGCCTCCAGTTCGTGGAAGTGCTCCCAGTCGTCCCACTTGCCGACGAGGTTGGAGTTGGCGATGAGCACCCGCGGGGCGCGCTCGTGGGTGCGGAACCGCCCGACGGGCTTCCCGGACTGGACGAGAAGCGTCTCCTCGTCCCCGAGCGTCCGGAGTTCGTCCACGATCGCGTCGTAGGCGTCCCAGGACCGCGCCGCCCGTCCCGTCCCGCCGTAGACGACCAGCCGCTCCGCGTCCTCGGCAACCTCGGGGTCGAGGTTGTTGTTCAGCATGCGGAGGGCGGCCTCCTGTCGCCATCCCTGGCACTCGATCTCCGTACCGGTTCGCGCCCCCCGGTACCCGCGCCACGTCTCGCTCGGTTCGCCGACCTCGAAGTCGGCGTCGGCGTCGGCGTCGATCTCACGCTGCGCTGACTCGTCCATACTGTAGAATCGTTACGTTTCGCAAATACCTTCGACCCCGCGTGCGGCGGGGGGTTTATATCGATGCTCCGTCGACCCCGTCCATGTACGAAGCGATCTTCCGCATCCGGGGGGCGGAGGGGTACGCCGCGGCGACGGCGGGCACCGACGCGCGCATCGAACTGTGGTGCAACGACCACTGCGACCTGTTGCACGTCACCGACGGGGCGGCCGAGGAGACGCTCGCCCGCGTCGAGGCGTCGCTCGGCGTCCGGGAGTCCCTCCGCCGGGAGGGCGAACTCGTCGTGGTGACCGAGCGCTGTCTCAAGGAGCGCGATCCGACGCACGTAGAGCGGTACCTCGCGGAGCACGACTGCCTGCTGGTGCCGCCGCTGCGCTACGCCGAGGGGGCGAAGTTCTGCCGCCTGCTCGCGCTCGACCCGGCGGCGCTCACCGCCTGCTACCGCGACCTGATCGACGACGGGTTCGACGTCTCGGTGGAGGCGAAGCGCGAGATCGAGTCCGTCCGCCCCGACGCCCCGCTGCTGACGATCGAGGAGGTGCTCCCGACGCTCACCGCGCGCCAGCGCGAGGCGTTCACGACGG
The Halomarina pelagica DNA segment above includes these coding regions:
- the hutU gene encoding urocanate hydratase; translated protein: MDESAQREIDADADADFEVGEPSETWRGYRGARTGTEIECQGWRQEAALRMLNNNLDPEVAEDAERLVVYGGTGRAARSWDAYDAIVDELRTLGDEETLLVQSGKPVGRFRTHERAPRVLIANSNLVGKWDDWEHFHELEAKGLIMYGQMTAGSWAYIGTQGIIQGTYETLAECARQHWPEGESLRGRIVATGGLGGMGGAQPLAVTMNGGVCIAAEVDEARIDRRIETGYCEAKTDDVDEAIEAAREAAAAGEPYSVGVVANAADMLEGMLERGFVPDVVTDQTSAHDELEGYVPSGYAVAEADALREADPERYVEESLDTMARHVRAILDLQDRGAVAFEYGNNIRGQVAEHRDLPTAFDFPGFVPAYVRPLFCRGKGPFRWVALSGDPADIRRTDEAVLELFPEDEALRRWIDLASEEVHFQGLPSRVCWLGYRTDERGLTERARFALRINDLVREGEIGAPIVVTRDHLDAGSVASPHRETEAMRDGSDAIADWPILNALLNCAAGADVVSVHDGGGVGIGNALHANNHVVLDGSDLAAEKARAVFTTDPGTGVIRHADAGYEEALEEAERSGVRIPMRDERGER
- a CDS encoding helix-turn-helix domain-containing protein encodes the protein MYEAIFRIRGAEGYAAATAGTDARIELWCNDHCDLLHVTDGAAEETLARVEASLGVRESLRREGELVVVTERCLKERDPTHVERYLAEHDCLLVPPLRYAEGAKFCRLLALDPAALTACYRDLIDDGFDVSVEAKREIESVRPDAPLLTIEEVLPTLTARQREAFTTAYEQGYYAIPRETSTAAIAEAVGVERRTAEEHLRRAENKLVAALVPYL